The following coding sequences lie in one Pseudarthrobacter phenanthrenivorans Sphe3 genomic window:
- a CDS encoding Cof-type HAD-IIB family hydrolase, whose translation MTASESPAVSAPGAHAPATPPLALLLDVDGPVASPVTRDVKREIIDDLVALAAAGIPVVFNTGRSDAFIREQVMEPMIAAGIPAGTIIHAVCEKGAVWFSYTAAGPGPIHVDRELAVPAAYGDDIRRMVAEDYAAHMFFDETKRAMVSVEQHIDVPSEDYLAEQKLFDADAMDLMGRHGLGVVRLDHHAPNSDDEVDYRVDPTIISTDIESVRLGKDLGASRAVELLAAQGITPEAWRTVGDSRTDYAMADWLHHNDHAVKHVDVRPADGVPVKPYEILTAGDLGLDASVIHDDAGGAFLRSWREALGI comes from the coding sequence ATGACAGCATCCGAGTCCCCTGCCGTATCCGCACCTGGGGCCCACGCCCCGGCCACGCCGCCGCTGGCGCTCCTGCTCGATGTGGACGGCCCCGTGGCAAGCCCGGTCACCCGCGACGTGAAGCGGGAAATCATCGATGACCTGGTGGCCCTCGCCGCGGCCGGCATTCCCGTCGTTTTCAACACCGGACGCTCGGACGCCTTCATCCGCGAACAGGTCATGGAACCCATGATCGCCGCCGGAATTCCTGCGGGCACCATCATCCACGCCGTCTGCGAAAAAGGTGCCGTGTGGTTCAGCTACACCGCAGCGGGGCCGGGCCCCATCCACGTGGACCGTGAACTCGCCGTGCCCGCCGCTTACGGGGACGACATCCGGCGCATGGTGGCCGAGGACTATGCCGCCCACATGTTCTTTGATGAGACCAAGCGGGCCATGGTTTCCGTGGAGCAGCACATCGACGTGCCCAGCGAGGACTACCTGGCCGAGCAGAAGCTGTTCGACGCCGACGCCATGGACCTGATGGGCCGCCACGGGCTGGGCGTGGTGCGGCTGGACCATCACGCGCCGAATTCCGACGACGAGGTTGACTACCGCGTGGATCCCACCATCATCTCCACGGACATCGAGTCGGTACGGCTGGGCAAGGACCTGGGCGCCAGCCGTGCGGTGGAGCTGCTCGCCGCACAGGGCATCACCCCGGAGGCGTGGCGGACCGTGGGTGATTCACGCACCGACTATGCAATGGCGGACTGGCTTCACCACAATGACCATGCGGTCAAGCACGTGGACGTCCGCCCGGCGGACGGCGTTCCGGTCAAGCCCTATGAGATCCTGACGGCCGGGGACCTGGGGCTTGACGCCTCCGTGATCCACGACGACGCCGGCGGCGCTTTCCTGCGCAGCTGGCGCGAGGCGCTGGGCATCTAA
- a CDS encoding type II toxin-antitoxin system VapB family antitoxin, with translation MIFKAVGEGRPYPEHGYTTPKEWASLPPRPVRLDELVTTKRTLDLEALLAEDSTFFGDLFPHVVQYQGTLYLEDGLHRAVRTALHQRTAIHARVLVIDG, from the coding sequence GTGATATTCAAAGCTGTGGGCGAGGGCCGCCCTTACCCCGAGCACGGTTACACGACGCCCAAGGAATGGGCATCGCTTCCGCCCCGTCCGGTGCGGCTGGACGAGCTGGTGACCACCAAGCGCACCCTGGACCTCGAGGCCCTGCTCGCTGAAGATTCCACTTTCTTTGGTGATCTTTTCCCGCACGTGGTGCAGTACCAGGGGACCCTGTACCTGGAGGACGGGCTGCACAGGGCCGTCCGGACGGCCCTGCACCAGCGCACCGCGATCCACGCCCGTGTCCTGGTGATAGATGGCTAG
- a CDS encoding LytR C-terminal domain-containing protein — MARKREQDASVLHGHHVVTGQELRATFEAARDADDTARVRRRALHGIVLVLLIGLIVAGIITALAVINGQLKIPAAAPAEEAVSTCPAATFDYTPNDQVNLNVYNSTSRPGLARSVADEFLARKFVVGAVSNIDAGYRGVAAVISGAAGQSAAFTVQRNLPGSDYFQDGRTDGSVDVVLAQDYKALTPPELVDQTPGKLSCPRESRRIADDDKWPVIPSAAPTR; from the coding sequence ATGGCTAGGAAGCGGGAGCAGGACGCCAGCGTCCTCCATGGCCACCACGTTGTCACCGGGCAGGAGCTGCGGGCCACGTTCGAAGCGGCGCGCGACGCCGATGACACCGCCCGCGTCCGGCGCCGGGCCCTGCACGGAATTGTCCTGGTCCTCCTCATTGGCCTGATCGTGGCCGGCATCATCACCGCCCTGGCCGTCATCAACGGGCAGCTGAAAATCCCTGCCGCAGCCCCTGCCGAGGAGGCCGTCTCCACCTGCCCGGCCGCAACCTTCGATTACACCCCGAACGACCAGGTCAACCTCAACGTCTACAACTCCACCAGCAGGCCCGGCCTGGCACGTTCGGTCGCGGACGAGTTCCTGGCCAGGAAGTTCGTGGTGGGGGCAGTTTCCAATATCGACGCCGGCTACCGCGGCGTTGCCGCCGTGATTTCCGGGGCAGCCGGCCAGTCCGCCGCGTTCACGGTCCAGCGGAACCTGCCGGGCTCGGACTACTTCCAGGACGGCAGGACGGACGGCAGCGTCGATGTGGTCCTTGCCCAGGACTACAAGGCGCTGACCCCGCCGGAGCTTGTTGACCAGACGCCCGGAAAGTTGAGTTGTCCCCGCGAAAGCCGACGCATTGCGGACGACGACAAATGGCCGGTCATCCCGTCGGCCGCGCCGACTCGCTGA
- a CDS encoding TetR/AcrR family transcriptional regulator, with product MPRISAASNAEQRADTQRRILTAFGELLFSHGLPGLTMTDVARHAGVGRTAVYNYYADIEELLISYALVETAKFLSELRESLARLDNPVDRLALYVRAQVVDLSRRHLPPGPAMGAVLSPSSFAKLADHVGELSVLLQGILRDGMEQGYLPAADIDQQAQLILGTLSSSAARGSDEPEELEARVARTVRFIQQGAGARFDDDGRPVRLSPLPAVAG from the coding sequence ATGCCAAGGATTTCAGCGGCCAGCAACGCCGAGCAACGAGCAGACACCCAGCGTCGCATCCTCACGGCCTTCGGCGAACTCCTTTTCTCCCACGGCCTCCCCGGCCTGACCATGACGGATGTGGCTCGGCACGCCGGGGTGGGCCGGACCGCCGTCTACAACTACTACGCGGACATCGAAGAGCTGCTGATCTCCTATGCGCTCGTGGAAACCGCGAAGTTCCTCTCCGAGCTGCGGGAGTCCCTGGCACGCCTGGACAACCCGGTGGACCGGCTGGCCCTGTACGTCCGCGCCCAAGTGGTGGACCTCAGCCGCCGCCACCTCCCGCCGGGCCCTGCCATGGGAGCCGTGCTGTCGCCGTCGTCCTTTGCCAAACTGGCCGATCACGTGGGCGAGCTGAGCGTCCTGCTGCAGGGAATCCTGCGGGACGGGATGGAGCAGGGGTACCTGCCTGCCGCGGACATCGACCAGCAGGCGCAGCTGATCCTGGGCACCCTGTCCTCCAGTGCGGCGCGGGGCAGCGACGAGCCCGAAGAACTGGAGGCGCGCGTGGCCAGGACGGTGCGCTTCATCCAGCAGGGCGCCGGCGCCAGGTTCGACGACGACGGCCGCCCCGTGCGGCTCAGCCCGCTTCCCGCGGTGGCTGGCTGA
- a CDS encoding DsbA family oxidoreductase has translation MKIEIWSDVACPWCFIGKRRFETALAAFPHRDSVEVAWRSYQLDPTLPEHYDGTELEYLSSRKGLPAQQVSQMFHHVAEQAKAEGLNYRFDSVVVANSFNAHRLIHLAAAHGQQDAAKERLLSDHFEHGKDIGSREYLTSLGQDLGIDRAELDELFTTDKFAAEVRSDIQEARSLGISGVPFFVIDRKYGLSGAQPAETFTAALNQAWQEANPLVLVNSTDGDACGPDGCQV, from the coding sequence ATGAAGATTGAAATCTGGTCGGACGTCGCCTGCCCCTGGTGCTTTATTGGCAAGCGCCGCTTCGAAACTGCCCTTGCCGCCTTCCCGCACCGTGATTCCGTGGAGGTGGCCTGGCGAAGCTACCAGCTGGACCCCACCCTTCCCGAACACTACGACGGAACGGAACTGGAGTACCTGAGCAGCCGCAAGGGCCTGCCGGCGCAGCAGGTTTCGCAAATGTTCCACCATGTGGCCGAGCAGGCCAAGGCCGAGGGCCTTAACTACCGCTTCGACTCGGTAGTGGTGGCCAACAGTTTCAACGCCCACCGCCTGATCCACCTCGCCGCGGCGCACGGGCAACAGGACGCCGCCAAGGAGCGCCTGCTGAGCGACCACTTCGAACACGGCAAGGACATCGGCAGCCGGGAGTACCTCACGTCCCTTGGCCAGGACCTGGGCATCGACCGCGCCGAGCTGGACGAGCTGTTCACCACCGACAAGTTCGCCGCCGAGGTCCGTTCCGATATCCAGGAGGCCCGGTCCCTGGGCATCAGCGGCGTCCCGTTCTTCGTCATCGACCGGAAGTATGGGCTGTCCGGGGCCCAGCCCGCTGAAACCTTCACAGCCGCCCTCAACCAGGCCTGGCAGGAAGCCAATCCGCTGGTGCTGGTCAACTCCACGGATGGCGACGCCTGCGGACCGGACGGCTGCCAGGTCTAG
- a CDS encoding glycosyltransferase family 4 protein → MRIGLVAGPWITVPPVTYGGTERVVDSLARGFAAAGHEVLLAAPSDSTCPVPRVHGMRPSVPGELSLTLAELSQVTRAYAGLDDVDIIHDHTMAGPLYLGRPEHIPVVTTVHGSLHVQAQDVYQAIARRAAVIAISRDQSSQAPHVPISRVIHHGMNVASVPVGSGSGGYLCFVGRACPDKGLLEAVTIAREAGIPLRIAVKMREEEEVRYFRDVIEPILGPNEDFVGEVDDAAKYKLMGEAIAFLNPIQWHEPFGLVMIEALAAGTPVVGTSIGSAPEIIEHGRTGFLGPTDQLAGFVQEAAALDRAACRKAAEEKFSEERMVADHLQLFTELLEGSVPAGVPDAVRLHQNL, encoded by the coding sequence ATGCGGATAGGACTGGTTGCCGGACCGTGGATTACGGTCCCGCCCGTTACGTACGGTGGAACAGAAAGAGTAGTGGACAGCCTTGCCAGGGGTTTCGCCGCCGCCGGGCACGAAGTGCTGCTGGCGGCGCCCTCGGACAGCACCTGCCCCGTGCCCAGGGTGCACGGCATGCGGCCTTCTGTCCCCGGCGAGCTGAGCCTCACCCTGGCGGAACTCAGCCAGGTGACACGGGCCTACGCTGGGCTCGACGACGTGGACATCATCCACGACCACACCATGGCTGGCCCGCTGTACCTGGGGCGGCCGGAACATATCCCGGTAGTAACCACGGTCCATGGTTCGCTCCACGTCCAGGCGCAGGACGTGTACCAGGCCATCGCCCGGCGGGCGGCGGTGATCGCGATTTCCCGGGACCAGAGCTCACAGGCGCCGCACGTCCCCATCAGCCGCGTGATCCACCACGGGATGAACGTCGCGTCGGTGCCGGTGGGTTCAGGCAGCGGAGGCTACCTCTGCTTCGTGGGCAGGGCCTGCCCGGACAAGGGGCTGCTGGAGGCGGTGACGATCGCCCGGGAAGCGGGAATACCGTTGAGGATCGCGGTGAAGATGCGCGAGGAGGAAGAGGTCCGCTATTTCCGCGACGTCATCGAACCCATCCTGGGTCCGAACGAGGACTTCGTCGGAGAAGTGGATGATGCCGCCAAATACAAGTTGATGGGTGAAGCTATCGCCTTCCTCAACCCGATCCAGTGGCACGAACCGTTCGGGTTGGTCATGATCGAGGCGCTGGCCGCCGGAACTCCCGTTGTTGGCACGAGCATCGGTTCGGCGCCGGAAATCATTGAGCATGGACGCACCGGATTCCTTGGACCCACCGACCAGCTGGCCGGCTTCGTCCAGGAGGCGGCAGCCCTGGACCGGGCAGCGTGCCGGAAGGCTGCGGAGGAGAAATTCAGCGAGGAACGGATGGTGGCGGACCACCTCCAGCTGTTCACGGAGCTTCTTGAAGGGAGTGTGCCCGCAGGGGTTCCGGATGCGGTCCGGTTGCACCAGAATCTTTAA
- a CDS encoding amylo-alpha-1,6-glucosidase, with protein sequence MTAWNADTEAAASESGSMTVVEGSSFCISSGTGDISSDGGTNGAFFQDTRIISHWVLRINGALREPLAAQRPRPFEATFVGRAKWPGGRFDSPLVVRQNRHIGPGLQDDITLENYSAESVDCDIELLVDADQADLFDVKVGRTSPNPSTVRTVRDGQLVIENSHNGQQRGTAVRARGAEVSTDGLRFRATIPPRGKWATSVIVVPLINGEAPAEAFSEDGLPHHREGARRHRHWEQNVPLITVTDSNLQTLLNRSQSDLGSLRIFDPHHPERAAVAAGAPWFMALFGRDSILSSYMSLMVDPKLAAGTLQTLASLQGTKVDTDTEEEPGRIPHEVRLGVTAGLALGGTAYYGTADATPLFAALVGELSRWGLSKDIVEPLLPHVDRALEWIGNYGDRDGDGFAEYLRPNDHGLVNQGWKDSWDGINFADGTMAEAPIALCEVQSYVYSAYVGRSLLARWTGERELEQHWEQRAAELKVAFNEKFWLPDKGYFAVALDKDKRPVDACTSNMGHCLWNGIVDEDKAASVVEHLMSPQMFTGWGIRTLASDMGAYNPVSYHNGSVWPHDSALVATGLMRYGFVEEARRVATGIFDAAEHFDGRLPELFCGFDRGEFSGPVPYPTACSPQAWAAAAPVQLVRALLRFDPVFTRGVVHLAPILPEDVGDFQAENVLLDTSRITIRAHGTHGTIDGLPPGLKLVGDPRPPLAYPPTGVWQGA encoded by the coding sequence ATGACCGCGTGGAATGCCGATACCGAGGCTGCCGCATCCGAATCCGGTTCGATGACGGTGGTGGAGGGATCCTCGTTCTGTATTTCTTCCGGGACCGGCGATATCAGTTCCGACGGCGGCACCAACGGTGCGTTCTTCCAGGACACGCGGATTATTTCCCACTGGGTGCTCAGGATCAACGGCGCCCTGCGTGAGCCGCTGGCAGCCCAGCGGCCCAGGCCTTTCGAAGCCACGTTCGTAGGCAGGGCCAAATGGCCGGGCGGCCGGTTCGACAGCCCCCTGGTGGTCCGGCAGAACCGCCATATCGGTCCGGGCCTGCAGGATGACATCACGCTGGAAAACTATTCGGCAGAGTCCGTGGATTGCGACATCGAACTCCTGGTGGACGCGGACCAGGCCGATCTTTTCGATGTTAAGGTGGGCCGCACCTCGCCGAACCCGAGCACTGTCCGCACTGTCCGTGACGGCCAGCTTGTCATCGAGAATTCCCACAACGGGCAGCAGCGCGGAACTGCCGTCCGCGCCCGCGGCGCCGAGGTCAGCACGGATGGGCTCCGCTTCCGGGCAACCATACCGCCCCGGGGGAAGTGGGCCACCAGCGTCATTGTGGTTCCGCTGATCAACGGCGAAGCACCGGCCGAAGCATTCAGCGAGGACGGCCTGCCGCACCACCGCGAGGGTGCCCGCCGGCACCGGCACTGGGAACAGAACGTTCCGCTGATCACGGTAACGGACAGCAACCTCCAGACGCTCCTTAACCGCAGCCAGAGTGACCTGGGGTCCTTGCGGATATTCGATCCGCACCATCCTGAGCGGGCGGCGGTGGCAGCGGGCGCCCCCTGGTTCATGGCACTGTTCGGCCGCGACTCCATCCTGTCGTCCTATATGAGCCTCATGGTGGACCCGAAGCTGGCAGCCGGGACCCTGCAGACGCTGGCCAGCCTCCAGGGGACGAAAGTGGACACGGACACCGAGGAAGAACCCGGCCGGATCCCGCATGAGGTGCGCTTGGGGGTCACTGCCGGCCTGGCGTTGGGCGGCACCGCCTACTACGGCACCGCCGACGCCACCCCGCTGTTCGCTGCCCTGGTAGGTGAGCTCAGCAGGTGGGGGCTGTCAAAGGACATCGTTGAACCGTTGCTGCCCCATGTTGACCGTGCCCTGGAGTGGATCGGGAATTACGGCGACCGTGACGGCGACGGCTTTGCTGAGTACCTCCGGCCCAATGACCACGGCCTGGTCAACCAGGGCTGGAAGGACTCGTGGGACGGCATCAACTTCGCCGACGGGACCATGGCCGAGGCACCGATTGCCCTTTGCGAGGTCCAGTCCTACGTCTATTCCGCTTACGTGGGCCGGTCCCTCCTCGCCCGCTGGACCGGTGAGCGGGAGCTGGAACAGCATTGGGAGCAGCGCGCCGCGGAGCTGAAGGTTGCCTTCAACGAGAAGTTCTGGCTGCCGGACAAGGGCTACTTCGCCGTCGCCCTTGACAAGGACAAGCGCCCCGTGGACGCCTGCACCTCAAATATGGGGCACTGCCTGTGGAACGGCATTGTGGACGAGGATAAAGCGGCCTCCGTGGTGGAACACCTGATGTCACCACAAATGTTCACCGGCTGGGGTATCCGGACGTTGGCCTCGGACATGGGCGCCTACAACCCGGTGAGCTACCACAACGGTTCCGTGTGGCCCCATGACTCTGCGCTGGTGGCTACCGGGCTGATGCGGTACGGGTTCGTTGAGGAGGCACGCCGGGTTGCCACCGGAATTTTCGACGCCGCGGAGCATTTTGACGGCAGGCTGCCCGAGCTGTTTTGCGGCTTTGATCGAGGCGAGTTTTCGGGACCGGTGCCGTATCCAACCGCCTGCTCACCGCAGGCTTGGGCTGCGGCCGCCCCTGTTCAGTTGGTCCGCGCCCTGCTCCGCTTCGATCCCGTTTTTACCCGCGGCGTGGTGCACCTGGCGCCGATCCTGCCGGAGGACGTGGGGGATTTCCAGGCCGAGAACGTGCTGCTGGACACGTCCCGCATCACCATCAGGGCCCATGGGACCCACGGCACCATCGACGGGCTCCCGCCCGGCCTCAAGCTTGTGGGCGACCCCCGGCCGCCGCTGGCGTATCCGCCCACGGGCGTGTGGCAGGGAGCGTAG
- a CDS encoding GNAT family N-acetyltransferase, translating into MTSSIRKATTDDAGALAALAAVTFPLACPPSASPGDIAAHLENTLSERHFRSYLDDPGATILVIDAGDGLLGYSLLVNRPATDPDVVSVLTLAPSVELSKCYVHPEHHGLGAAAELMRASLQAAAASGGAGVWLGVNSQNARAIRFYEKSGFRKVGTKSFQLGSTVEHDFVLEQPLP; encoded by the coding sequence ATGACCTCCTCCATCAGAAAGGCAACAACGGACGACGCCGGGGCGCTGGCTGCCCTGGCGGCCGTCACCTTTCCGCTGGCGTGCCCGCCGTCCGCGTCGCCTGGCGACATTGCGGCGCACCTGGAGAACACCCTCAGCGAACGGCACTTCCGCAGCTACCTGGACGACCCCGGCGCCACCATCCTGGTGATCGATGCCGGGGATGGGCTGCTCGGGTACAGCCTGCTGGTCAACCGCCCTGCAACAGACCCGGATGTGGTCTCGGTGCTGACGCTGGCGCCATCGGTGGAGCTGAGCAAGTGCTACGTCCACCCGGAGCACCACGGCTTGGGCGCGGCTGCCGAACTCATGCGCGCCAGCCTGCAGGCCGCCGCCGCCTCAGGGGGTGCCGGCGTCTGGCTGGGGGTCAACAGCCAGAACGCCCGGGCCATCCGCTTCTACGAGAAGTCAGGCTTCCGGAAGGTGGGCACCAAGTCCTTCCAGCTCGGCAGCACCGTGGAGCACGACTTTGTCTTGGAGCAGCCCCTTCCCTGA
- a CDS encoding sugar phosphate isomerase/epimerase family protein, with amino-acid sequence MPRPYTLFTGQWADLPFEEVAKLASRWGYDGLEIAVSGDHLDAWRWDEPGYVDSKLEILEKYNLKVWAISNHLKGQAVCDDPIDFRHQAIVGAKVWGDGDPEGVRQRAAQEMKHTARLAKALGVDTVVGFTGSSIWQYVAMFPPVPEKVIDAGYQDFADRWNPILDVFDECGVRFAHEVHPSEIAYDYWTTVRTLEAIGHREAFGLNWDPSHMMWQGIDPVSFIWDFKDRIYHVDCKDTKVRQTGRNTVLGSHLAWGDPRRGWDFVSAGRGDVPWEASFRALSAIGYDGPISIEWEDAGMDRLHGAPEALAALKKFDFPPSNTSFDAAFKQ; translated from the coding sequence ATGCCCCGCCCCTATACCCTGTTCACCGGCCAGTGGGCGGACCTGCCCTTCGAAGAGGTAGCAAAACTGGCCTCCCGCTGGGGTTACGACGGACTCGAGATCGCGGTGTCCGGCGACCATCTGGACGCCTGGCGCTGGGACGAGCCGGGGTACGTCGACTCCAAACTGGAAATCCTGGAGAAGTACAACCTGAAGGTGTGGGCCATCTCCAACCACCTCAAGGGCCAGGCCGTCTGCGATGACCCCATCGACTTCCGCCACCAGGCCATCGTCGGCGCGAAGGTCTGGGGTGACGGCGATCCCGAAGGCGTCCGCCAAAGGGCCGCCCAGGAAATGAAGCACACGGCACGGCTCGCCAAGGCACTGGGCGTGGACACCGTCGTCGGGTTCACTGGCTCCTCCATCTGGCAGTACGTGGCCATGTTCCCGCCCGTCCCGGAAAAGGTGATCGACGCCGGCTACCAGGACTTCGCCGACCGGTGGAACCCCATCCTGGACGTCTTTGATGAGTGCGGCGTCCGCTTCGCCCACGAAGTCCACCCGTCCGAGATCGCCTACGACTACTGGACCACCGTCCGCACCCTGGAGGCGATCGGGCACCGCGAGGCGTTCGGGCTGAACTGGGACCCGTCCCACATGATGTGGCAGGGCATTGACCCCGTCTCCTTTATCTGGGATTTCAAGGACCGGATCTACCACGTGGACTGCAAGGACACCAAGGTCCGCCAGACCGGCCGGAACACCGTCCTCGGCTCGCACCTGGCCTGGGGCGATCCGCGCCGGGGCTGGGACTTCGTCTCGGCGGGCCGTGGCGACGTCCCTTGGGAGGCATCCTTCCGCGCCCTGTCCGCCATCGGCTACGACGGCCCCATCAGCATCGAGTGGGAGGACGCCGGCATGGACCGTCTCCACGGCGCGCCCGAAGCCCTCGCCGCGCTCAAGAAGTTCGACTTTCCGCCGTCGAACACCTCCTTCGACGCCGCGTTCAAGCAGTAA
- a CDS encoding Gfo/Idh/MocA family protein produces the protein MSMEPANRPPLGVAMIGYAFMGKAHSNAWRNVASFFDVPAFEQKVLVGRDAAAVSEAAARYGWSETATDWRTVLDRDDIHVVDICAPGWMHAEIATAALEAGKHVLLEKPLANTLAEAEAMTTAAQEARTRGVQSMVGFNYRRVPALALAKELISEGRLGSVRQVRAAYLQDWLADDQAPMTWRLKKETAGSGALGDIASHAIDQVLFLLGEQVTEVSGRLQTFVDRRPGADGLEEVTVDDAAWATLALASGAIASVEASRVATGRKNSLQIEVYGDKGALRFDLENLNELAFLDSSAPAREQGFRRIVVTEPEHPYLDAWWPQGHTIGWEHTFTHEIRDFLLAIDAGAEPSPSFEDGLEVQRVLAAVEESAAAHSSTIQLQPAAQSSATVAAPAQTEGA, from the coding sequence ATGAGCATGGAGCCTGCAAACCGGCCGCCGCTGGGCGTGGCCATGATCGGCTACGCCTTCATGGGCAAGGCCCACTCGAACGCCTGGCGGAACGTGGCCAGTTTCTTCGACGTCCCTGCCTTTGAGCAGAAGGTCCTGGTGGGCCGTGATGCCGCGGCGGTCTCCGAAGCTGCAGCCAGGTACGGCTGGTCCGAAACGGCCACCGACTGGCGGACGGTCCTGGACCGGGACGACATCCATGTGGTGGACATCTGCGCGCCAGGGTGGATGCACGCCGAGATCGCCACGGCAGCCCTTGAAGCCGGCAAGCATGTGCTGCTGGAAAAGCCGCTTGCCAACACCCTGGCAGAGGCCGAAGCCATGACCACTGCAGCCCAGGAAGCCAGGACCAGGGGCGTCCAGTCCATGGTGGGATTCAACTACCGCCGCGTCCCGGCCCTGGCCCTGGCCAAGGAACTGATCAGCGAGGGCAGGCTGGGATCTGTCCGGCAGGTCCGCGCGGCCTACCTGCAGGACTGGCTCGCGGATGACCAGGCGCCCATGACCTGGCGGCTGAAAAAGGAAACGGCCGGCTCCGGCGCGCTGGGCGACATCGCCAGCCACGCCATCGACCAGGTCCTGTTCCTGCTCGGGGAGCAGGTCACGGAAGTCTCCGGCCGTCTGCAGACGTTCGTTGACCGGCGGCCGGGTGCCGACGGGCTGGAAGAGGTCACGGTCGACGACGCCGCATGGGCAACGCTGGCCCTCGCCTCCGGGGCAATCGCCTCAGTGGAGGCATCCAGGGTTGCCACCGGCCGCAAGAACTCCCTGCAGATCGAGGTCTACGGCGACAAGGGCGCCCTGCGCTTCGACCTGGAAAACCTCAACGAGCTGGCATTCCTGGACTCCAGCGCCCCGGCCCGGGAACAGGGGTTCCGCCGGATCGTCGTCACGGAACCGGAACACCCCTACCTGGATGCCTGGTGGCCGCAGGGCCACACCATCGGTTGGGAACACACCTTCACCCACGAAATCCGCGACTTCCTGCTGGCTATCGACGCCGGCGCCGAGCCCTCGCCGTCGTTCGAGGACGGCCTGGAAGTCCAGCGCGTCCTGGCCGCCGTGGAGGAATCCGCCGCCGCCCACAGTTCAACTATCCAGCTGCAGCCAGCCGCACAGTCCTCAGCCACCGTCGCTGCCCCTGCCCAGACCGAAGGAGCCTGA
- a CDS encoding Gfo/Idh/MocA family protein, with protein sequence MSTPASTRSLRKGRVGVGVVGAGNISKQYLDNLTTFPDLKVHVIADLFEEAAEARAKEYGIPEWGGVEKALNHPDVEIIVNLTIPAAHVEVATAAVNAGKHVWTEKPFSLDRESGLGLLKTADTAGIRLGCAPDTFLGAGLQTALRLIQRGDIGTPLTGMTTFQTPGPESWHPNPAFLFQYGAGPLFDMGPYYLTTLVQAFGSIRKVAAVGSKAKDVRVIGSGPKAGEEFTVEVPTHVSAMAQFESGASSHSVFSFESPRTRMGFVEITGTEATLSLPDPNNFDGDVRLWRAGDEDWTTIPATGPANGRGMGVLDMARSLRAGTLHRATGNLAYHVLDAMVSISESMDSGTFVDVESSAPASAPLPEDWAPETLTLEEGA encoded by the coding sequence ATGAGCACCCCCGCATCCACACGGTCGCTCCGCAAGGGCCGGGTCGGCGTCGGCGTCGTCGGCGCGGGCAACATCAGCAAGCAGTACCTGGACAACCTCACCACCTTCCCGGACCTCAAGGTCCACGTCATCGCCGATCTCTTCGAGGAGGCCGCCGAGGCGCGGGCGAAGGAGTACGGCATCCCAGAATGGGGCGGGGTGGAGAAGGCACTGAACCATCCCGACGTCGAAATCATCGTCAACCTGACCATCCCCGCAGCCCATGTTGAGGTGGCCACCGCTGCCGTCAACGCCGGCAAGCACGTGTGGACGGAGAAGCCGTTTTCGCTGGACCGCGAATCCGGGCTGGGCCTGCTCAAGACCGCCGATACCGCGGGCATACGCCTGGGCTGCGCTCCCGACACCTTCCTGGGCGCCGGACTCCAGACCGCGCTGCGGCTGATCCAGCGCGGCGACATCGGCACGCCACTGACCGGGATGACCACGTTCCAGACGCCCGGGCCGGAGTCCTGGCACCCCAACCCGGCCTTCCTGTTCCAGTACGGTGCGGGCCCGCTCTTCGACATGGGGCCCTATTACCTGACCACGCTGGTCCAGGCCTTCGGCTCCATCCGGAAGGTGGCCGCTGTCGGGTCCAAGGCGAAGGATGTCCGCGTGATCGGTTCCGGACCCAAGGCCGGCGAGGAATTCACCGTGGAGGTGCCCACCCACGTCTCCGCCATGGCGCAGTTCGAGTCCGGCGCGTCCTCCCACAGCGTCTTCTCCTTCGAATCCCCCCGCACCCGGATGGGGTTCGTGGAGATCACCGGCACCGAGGCCACCCTCTCCCTGCCGGATCCCAACAACTTCGACGGCGACGTCAGGCTCTGGCGCGCAGGAGACGAGGACTGGACCACCATCCCCGCCACCGGCCCGGCGAACGGGCGCGGCATGGGCGTCCTGGACATGGCAAGGTCGCTGCGCGCCGGGACCCTCCACCGCGCCACCGGCAACCTGGCCTACCACGTACTGGACGCCATGGTCTCCATCTCGGAATCCATGGATTCGGGCACCTTCGTGGACGTTGAAAGCTCCGCACCGGCCTCCGCGCCGCTCCCCGAAGACTGGGCGCCCGAGACGCTGACACTGGAGGAGGGGGCATGA